In Pangasianodon hypophthalmus isolate fPanHyp1 chromosome 5, fPanHyp1.pri, whole genome shotgun sequence, the DNA window AGACACTAAATCATgccaaaatcatacagtgtaagcCTGGTTTAACAACAAATCCAGATGTGTAACAGTTATAATCCAGTTATATATCCATAATCCATGGCAAAACCTGATTGTACTGGATGAGTGGTTTTTGCTTCAGCATCTTGgcagatttttaaaacacttaCTCTGTCATGACAAATGCCATTCCACCTATTTTTGCTCAAAGCTTGAGAGTGTACTTGCAGGATTGTGAATATCATCAGGCCATgtttatataactataaacatgATTCATCTTGACATGATGATTTTCACAATCCTGCAAGTACATTCTCAAgccttgaggaaaaaaaaaaaaaagaaagaaaacagatcAGAGACTTGAATTACCAGGGGAGGGTAAGGATCTGCAGCATCAAAATTTTTAGGTTGTACCTGTTTCGGGGAATATGCTGATCTGGAAAGTAAGATTATGTTTACTTTGCcagaagtgaaagtgaaagtctGACTACAACCATACCGGTAAAGAATACCATCAGCAAAAGAAAATGGCTTCTAAGTTTTCAGAAGTGGATTTCTCCTGTCCTGTGTGCTTTGAAATCTTCAAGGATCCAGTTCTCCTGCAGTGcagtcacagtgtgtgtaaagcGTGTCTGGAGCAGTACTGGGAGACCAAAGGATCCAGAGAATGTCCCGTTTGTAGGAAAAGATCCTCCCTGAGTCATCTACCCATAAACTTTGCTTTAAGAAACCTGTGTGAGACTTTCTTACAGGAGAGAAGTCAGAGATCTTCACCAGCATCTGAAACAGTCTGCAGTTTGCACAGTGAGAAACTCAATCTCTTCTGTCTGGATGATCAACAGccggtgtgtgtggtgtgtcaaACTTCAAGAAAACACACCGACCACAAATTCTGCCCCATTGATGAGGCAATACCTGACTGTAAGGTAAATATAAAGTACTTTTATTAGGTAAGGTAATctgaaaatgttataaaattttGATTTGAAGCTTTTTCAAATTCAACAAACTCAAATTGTTGTTGgtgattattaataaaatacaccGTAATAAACCTAACAAATGTATGAGTCCACTTTCACTATTACTGCATATTTAGATAACCAAAATCTTAACTGTGACTCAGAAGCGGAACTTCCACGTTAAACTAAAGCAGTGTACCCACATCCTATAAGATTCAGCTTTTCATAATGATCTTCTCTATAAACTTCTTCATTCTGTTAAACACTTTAAATTCAGTACCTACAGTGCAGCTGTATAGAAAAATACAAGAATGTTGAATCCTAGTTTGGACACATTAAAGGGGTCCTAGATATTCTTTAAAAGCTGTGCTTTACATTTCAAAAGTTAAATGAATTTCTTAAATGCTTAATGGAAGCTTTATTAATACTCCATAAAGGTACAAATTATTAGACTTTCCAACCCTCTGAGCTATGTCctaaataattcattcatcattcattcattcgtcttggGTAGCCACCTTATACTGGTCAGGATCACAGTGTAATCCGAAGCCTATCCTAAGatcactgggtgtgaggcaggaatatgcCCAGGCATCTAGGCACcgtttccaatcttcaactgcctattttctgtgagcctgtgccctctgtagcctcagattcctgttcttgtctgacaggagtagaacctgatatggtcttctgctgttagatgtgttgtgcattctgctcaacatgcttttctgctcaccatggttctaaagagtggttatttgagccttcctgtcagcttgaactagtctgaccattctcctctggccTCTTTCATCATCATGGCATTTTGCCCTCAgatttttttgcaccattctgtgtaaacgctagagactattgtgcgagaaaatctcaggagatcagccgTTTCTGTaatgctcaaaccagcccactGGCACCGACAACCATACAacaagtcactgaaatcacatttcacccccattcagatgtttgatgtcaacattaactgaagtatGATTTAATGCAGTGTGCTGCAGGCACATGTTGTCTTACACAGATATAGGATGAGTGAAATCTTGCTGACTATAGTGTATAGCTTCAATATGAGAAACACTATATTATAAACACTATAAGGAAGGTTGTTAACCAAGACTAACAAACCTAGCAGATTATCAGTTGCTTATTGATTAACCGATGACAGCTGAAGCTAAATGTAAAGCTCTAATTTAAGCTAGGCTAGATTTTAACAGCCATACGAGGTACAAAGGTGTAGTGCCTTCAGCTTTTGGATGGTGGCCCCTGGTTGGATAGCCCAGGAGTTTCAATATATCAAACACAGTCTTCATGCAGTGTGCTGACTTGTTTCAGGAGGAGATCAAGAAGGAACTAAAACTCCTACaggagaaactggagaacattaAAGACTATAAACTGAACTGGAGTCAGACTGCAGAACatataaaggttaaaaacaataacaataatttgaTTATAATAGCATTTTGCATTATTGCGTATTCAGATATATGTCATTTGATTTCCTCTTCACTGCAGATTCAGGTCCAACACACAGAGTGGCAGATTAAGGAGGAGTTTAAGAAGCTTCACCAGTTTCTACGAGATGAAGAGGCAGCCAGGATCACTGCACTGAGAGAAGAAGCGGAGCAGAAGAGTCAGATGATGAAGGAGAAGATTGAGAAGCTGAGCAGAGACATATCATCTCTTTCAGACACAATCAGAGCCATAGAAGAGGAGATGAGAGCTGAAGACGTCTCGTTCTTACAAGTGAGGATCATTTAGTCAGTATTTATATTGTGAGAAAGTAAAACTTCTTGCCATCATCAGAAACATCATGTTTCAGtcgtgtaaaaatgtaaatcatatccACTGATATTTACTTTGCTGTTTTACAGAACTACAAGGCCACAGTGAAAAGGTGAGTGATGTGGTTCctgtctctctcgttctctgtgtttctgaatcCAAACCCACAGCAACACTGAATCCTGAATGTTTTTGCAGAGCTCAGTGCACACTGCAGCATCCAGAGGAGCTTTCAGGAGCACTGATCCATGTGGCAAAACATCTGTCCAACCTGAGGTTCAGAGTCTGGGAGAAGATGCAGGATGCTGTCCaatacagtaatataatttatctcttctttttctttgtgtgtgttaggattgttaTATACACGTTCACTCAGTT includes these proteins:
- the LOC113547076 gene encoding zinc-binding protein A33-like encodes the protein MASKFSEVDFSCPVCFEIFKDPVLLQCSHSVCKACLEQYWETKGSRECPVCRKRSSLSHLPINFALRNLCETFLQERSQRSSPASETVCSLHSEKLNLFCLDDQQPVCVVCQTSRKHTDHKFCPIDEAIPDCKEEIKKELKLLQEKLENIKDYKLNWSQTAEHIKIQVQHTEWQIKEEFKKLHQFLRDEEAARITALREEAEQKSQMMKEKIEKLSRDISSLSDTIRAIEEEMRAEDVSFLQNYKATVKRAQCTLQHPEELSGALIHVAKHLSNLRFRVWEKMQDAVQYMPITLDPNTAHPLLIVSDDLTTVRIREEEQKLPDNPERLDACLCILGSEGFNSGTHWWDVEVGDCAAWSLGVMTESAQRKGDINSRNGLWYLWYYDGNYGGGSTPQPHSLFSLEQKLQTIRVQLDWDRGKLSFSDPLTGTHIHSFTHTFTEKLLPYLAVGSEASPLKVLPIQYYGNVNHLRCT